TAGTGATTTCCTCACTCATTTCTTGTTCCTGGGAAATCATTTACGCCTTTCAGTACCATGCCAATCCCGATGAAGGTTGGACTTGCAACGGCATCCATTGACACAGTATTCACGCTACAATCCACGAAGGCTGTCATGCTATTACCGAGATGACCTCTGCTTCCAGATCACCCAGTGTAGTGTTGGTCCGGGACCCATCTATTAATGAGCTAAATTCAGAACCCGGATTCCCTCTAAAATCATCGCCATGTCAATCCCGCCTTGCCTTTTTATTAGTTCAGATGTATCCGGTGGCCCCTACGCATCATTCCCCAGAAGCTCTGATCGATCTTGGCGCTCTGCTCCTGAATGTACTTTTCATCCCCTCCAAGAACCGATTTCTTCAAGCAGGCTTGAATCGTTTGGCAATGTCCTCGGCTACCAAACGGCCGCTCTTGATGGCCGCCAAAGAGCACCACCAACCTTCGGGGGCCGAGCGGTCGCCTGCAGCGTACAAGCCATACACCGGTGTCTTTATGGACAGGTTGCCTCGCCCGGGAATGTTCCCGGTGACTCCCCAGTCTCCCTGAGCGACCCTGATCTTGATCAGCTTTACATCCTTGTCGAAACCAGGCATGTTCTGCCGCAAGTCTTCCAGGGCCAGCGCCGCCTCCCTTCTGATGTCATAGGGCGGAATGACCGAGGCAGGAACGCAGGCCGCTTCCAGAAGATGCTTGCCCTTTGGCGACATCTCCGGACACAAGGAACTGAAATCGAGGATCATGAAGGCCCGCTTGTATTCGGTGAAACAATAGCAGGACGATCCCTCCAACTGGGGCAACTGTTTGTCGGAAGCAAACTCAAAACAGATCATCGGTGAACCCAAGATATTCTGCACATCCTTCAGATAGCCGGGGCCGAAATGCTCCTGGCCCGCCAGCTCCACTGTTTTGCGCGGCGGGGCGTTGCTGATCACAGTCTTGGCCACGATCTCGATCTGCTCGCCATCCTTCTGCACCACTACTCCGGTGGCCGCCCCATTCTTCACATTGATCTTTATTGCCGGGCAACGCGTCCACACGTCTCCACCCATCCGCTTGATGGCCCCCACCAGCGCATCGGAGAACTGGCCGCATCCTCGGGGAGGATACGCCCACGTCATCGTGGCCCCCTGGGTGATCTGACGGAAGAATTCACCGGCAGGCAGTTCATAGCTATTGACGCCGATGCCGCAGGTGAGAAAGTGGAATAGCTTCAAGACCAGGGCGTTGTCGGTGTGCTGTCGGGCCCATTCATCCATAGACATGGAGTAGGACGGCTCGGCCCAGGTGATGGCTTTCATCCATGCCGAAAACACCCGATCCGCTTCGGCATCGTCCCGGGCGGCTGCGCCGATGATGGCCTGCCACATCCGTTTAGGAGGAGCGGTGAAGTCCTTCCCTCTGATGCGAAATTTGAATACCGGATCGGGAACGCGCAGCTCCAGCTCGGCGCCGACCTCTCGGCAAAGGGCCCCGTGAATCGAATCGCCGATCATGGCGGCGCCGGTGTTGAGCCTGAAGCCATGGTGATCGAGCGTCTGGCATCGCCCCCCGTAAAACGGCAGCTTCTCCACCACCTGGACGTTATACCCCTTCTTCAGCAGCAAAGAAGCTGCGGTGGTACCCCCTAGCCCGCTCCCAATGACGGCTACATCGCACTTGATCTGTTTCATTATTTCACCTCCGAGATGGCATCCATCGGACAGGTGCCGACACATTCAAGACACTCTGTACAGATATCCCTGTTTATCTCGATCACTCCATAGCCTTCCAGTGCATCGACGGCACAAAATGCAGAGCAGATATTGCAGCCGATACACTTTTCCTGATCAACTACGACCATGGTCTCCTCCTTAAACAATCCTATTCTTCAATTTTGAGTTCCCACTGGCAACAGATATCGTCCTTACTCGTGCGAGGCGGTAGCTTCAGAGGGGTTATCTTGATCTTGGGGTTAATCAAATAGTTCTTGAAAAGCACCGGTTCAGTTACGTGACACACGTGATGGATTCGCTCCGGGCATTTCGCCTCGAAGTACTCCAGAGACCGGCATCTCTTCATCGTCTGGATGACGTGATTGGGGCTCTTGATTTCAAACTCCGGCTTGAAAAGCCCGTGGATGGTATTGTCCAGCGGCAATTGCAACGCCTTGAGGCTGTCTACCACGGTGTTGAGTTCGATTCCGGCCAACTCAGCGTATCTGGGGTTGACCTTCCGGCTCATGGCCCCCCAAGCATCGGTCTCACATGCGTTAGCCAGTTCAGGACCGCATCGCTTGGTGATGGCCGCCATCCACGCTTCCGTCATCTGAAGCCAGGCCCATTGCCATCCTTCCATCAGCCTGAGGAGAAACTCCTTTGAAAAATCTTCATGCTTTAGATCGGGATTGAACGGACCGCTCAAATCTTCCAGTTCCGGGTTGTGGCTCTTTCGTTTGGTTTCCGCCATGATTCTCCTTCTTATAGGGAAGCTTTAATCAAATTCGCATCGAGCCTTTGGGATCGACCTCGGGGGAGAGACGGAAG
Above is a genomic segment from Dehalococcoidia bacterium containing:
- a CDS encoding NAD(P)/FAD-dependent oxidoreductase; amino-acid sequence: MKQIKCDVAVIGSGLGGTTAASLLLKKGYNVQVVEKLPFYGGRCQTLDHHGFRLNTGAAMIGDSIHGALCREVGAELELRVPDPVFKFRIRGKDFTAPPKRMWQAIIGAAARDDAEADRVFSAWMKAITWAEPSYSMSMDEWARQHTDNALVLKLFHFLTCGIGVNSYELPAGEFFRQITQGATMTWAYPPRGCGQFSDALVGAIKRMGGDVWTRCPAIKINVKNGAATGVVVQKDGEQIEIVAKTVISNAPPRKTVELAGQEHFGPGYLKDVQNILGSPMICFEFASDKQLPQLEGSSCYCFTEYKRAFMILDFSSLCPEMSPKGKHLLEAACVPASVIPPYDIRREAALALEDLRQNMPGFDKDVKLIKIRVAQGDWGVTGNIPGRGNLSIKTPVYGLYAAGDRSAPEGWWCSLAAIKSGRLVAEDIAKRFKPA
- a CDS encoding 4Fe-4S binding protein; amino-acid sequence: MVVVDQEKCIGCNICSAFCAVDALEGYGVIEINRDICTECLECVGTCPMDAISEVK
- a CDS encoding DUF6125 family protein, with the protein product MAETKRKSHNPELEDLSGPFNPDLKHEDFSKEFLLRLMEGWQWAWLQMTEAWMAAITKRCGPELANACETDAWGAMSRKVNPRYAELAGIELNTVVDSLKALQLPLDNTIHGLFKPEFEIKSPNHVIQTMKRCRSLEYFEAKCPERIHHVCHVTEPVLFKNYLINPKIKITPLKLPPRTSKDDICCQWELKIEE